From Streptomyces chrestomyceticus JCM 4735, one genomic window encodes:
- a CDS encoding class I SAM-dependent methyltransferase, which yields MKVRPLLRALRDSAYLDGIDVGVYLDVVREQYPQLYAELDFGRDGAQQALKALAQVFNEFETDDRRNGRGDSYRRAQQHIAVRMTGIRKLFELAGGVQDLRDLSPTWRALDLLAGDGLLTRALRVLAPQVRDGVISSDIARTMVTAALTAGLPAIRQDARFLFMRAATMDAVILAYGSHHVPPDDRTTVFLEAARVLRPGGRFVVHDFEEGSPSARWFSEAVHRHSVAGHPYRHFTAGELRRGLGAAGLRGIRVHRVYDPFVMRAATREDAVGQLADYLRDMYGLRGLDRCDETRESVRARVWQLCEECFRFGPEDGGADHGDAWLRSPAVQRVGGQWIAEIPRVALVGVGEK from the coding sequence ATGAAAGTGCGACCTCTGTTGCGTGCATTACGTGACTCCGCATACCTGGACGGAATCGACGTGGGCGTCTATCTCGACGTGGTCCGCGAGCAGTACCCACAGCTTTACGCGGAACTCGACTTCGGCCGGGACGGCGCCCAGCAGGCCCTGAAGGCACTCGCCCAGGTTTTCAACGAGTTCGAGACCGACGACCGGCGGAACGGCCGTGGAGATTCCTATCGCCGGGCTCAGCAGCACATCGCCGTACGGATGACGGGAATCCGTAAGCTTTTCGAACTGGCCGGTGGGGTGCAGGACCTGAGGGACCTGTCTCCCACCTGGCGCGCGCTGGACCTGCTCGCGGGCGACGGGCTGCTCACCCGTGCCCTGCGGGTGCTGGCACCGCAGGTGCGCGACGGCGTGATCAGCAGCGACATCGCGCGCACGATGGTGACCGCGGCGCTGACCGCGGGCCTGCCCGCGATCCGGCAGGACGCCCGGTTCCTGTTCATGCGGGCCGCCACCATGGACGCCGTCATCCTGGCCTACGGAAGCCACCACGTGCCGCCGGACGACCGCACCACGGTGTTCCTGGAGGCCGCGCGGGTGCTACGGCCGGGCGGGCGGTTCGTCGTCCACGACTTCGAAGAGGGCTCGCCGTCGGCGCGCTGGTTCTCCGAAGCCGTCCACCGGCACTCCGTGGCCGGCCACCCGTACCGGCACTTCACGGCCGGGGAACTGCGACGGGGCCTCGGCGCGGCCGGACTCCGCGGCATTCGCGTCCACCGCGTCTACGACCCCTTCGTCATGCGGGCGGCCACCCGCGAGGACGCCGTCGGGCAGCTCGCCGACTACCTGCGCGACATGTACGGCCTGCGCGGCCTCGACCGGTGCGATGAGACACGGGAATCGGTACGCGCGCGGGTCTGGCAATTGTGCGAGGAGTGTTTCCGCTTCGGTCCCGAGGACGGTGGCGCCGACCACGGCGACGCGTGGCTGCGAAGCCCCGCCGTGCAACGCGTGGGCGGGCAGTGGATCGCGGAGATTCCTCGCGTCGCGCTCGTCGGAGTGGGCGAGAAGTAA
- a CDS encoding FABP family protein has translation MTDFGTAEKRPYPDALRPDEAPAPHALLAPVTGLLGTWSGRGRGGYPTLAEEFTYAQEVTFSHDGRPFLRYEACAWLLDEQGAPLRPAARESGWWRLQPEGRVEAVITQPTGIVEISVGCAVDGSVDLTTQEVALSPTAKEVTATGRRYTLTAGHTLDFVHDLAAVGQPLQHHLSARLLRHPGSA, from the coding sequence ATGACCGACTTCGGCACCGCCGAGAAGCGCCCGTACCCCGATGCTCTACGGCCGGACGAAGCGCCCGCACCGCACGCTCTGCTCGCGCCCGTGACCGGACTGCTGGGCACCTGGAGCGGCCGGGGGCGCGGTGGATACCCGACGCTGGCCGAGGAGTTCACGTACGCGCAGGAGGTGACCTTCAGCCACGACGGGCGTCCCTTCCTCCGGTACGAGGCGTGCGCCTGGCTGCTGGATGAGCAGGGTGCCCCGCTGCGGCCCGCGGCCCGGGAGAGCGGCTGGTGGCGGCTGCAGCCCGAGGGGCGGGTGGAAGCTGTGATCACACAGCCCACCGGCATCGTGGAGATCTCGGTCGGCTGCGCCGTCGACGGCAGCGTCGACCTCACCACCCAGGAGGTGGCCCTCTCCCCCACGGCCAAGGAGGTCACCGCGACCGGCCGCCGTTACACCCTGACTGCCGGGCACACGCTCGACTTCGTGCATGACCTGGCGGCGGTCGGCCAGCCGCTGCAACACCACCTCTCGGCACGGCTGTTGCGGCACCCGGGCAGTGCGTAG
- a CDS encoding AfsR/SARP family transcriptional regulator: MVVRLCLSGPVEVVLRGRPVDAGPPQRRAVLAALAVDAGRPVPVEVLIERVWGADPPEGARRALYAHICRIRRLGDEPGTGGRGRLPVLRRCGGYQLDLDPDAVDLRKFLRLVALARVSGQPQDRRAALLRESLALWRGEPLAGLRGGWSSRVREAWRRRRVDAAVRLADIEVHGGDPAAVAHQLRDLLDEHPTTEPVAEALMYALYVAGDGAEALRCYAQLRHRLVEELGAEPGHGLRELHRRILLGRPPGGAADLSPAPAAPDTDARTGPAGQFLLAD; this comes from the coding sequence ATGGTGGTGCGGCTGTGTCTGTCGGGGCCGGTGGAAGTCGTGCTGCGGGGGCGTCCGGTGGATGCGGGGCCGCCTCAACGTCGGGCCGTGCTGGCCGCACTGGCTGTCGATGCCGGCCGGCCGGTGCCCGTCGAGGTGCTGATCGAGCGGGTATGGGGCGCGGATCCCCCGGAAGGGGCGCGCCGCGCGCTGTACGCCCACATATGCCGCATCCGGCGCCTGGGCGATGAGCCCGGCACCGGCGGCCGGGGACGGCTGCCGGTACTGCGCCGGTGCGGCGGCTACCAGTTGGACCTCGACCCTGATGCGGTCGACCTGCGAAAGTTCCTCCGGCTGGTGGCGCTGGCCCGCGTGAGCGGACAGCCTCAGGACCGGCGGGCCGCGCTGCTCCGAGAATCCCTCGCCCTGTGGCGCGGCGAGCCCCTCGCCGGTCTGCGCGGAGGGTGGTCGTCCCGGGTGCGCGAGGCATGGCGGCGTCGGCGGGTGGATGCCGCTGTGCGCCTGGCGGACATCGAGGTGCACGGCGGCGACCCGGCCGCCGTGGCACACCAACTGAGGGATCTGCTGGACGAGCACCCCACGACGGAACCGGTCGCCGAGGCCCTCATGTACGCCCTGTACGTGGCGGGAGACGGCGCGGAGGCGCTGCGCTGTTACGCGCAACTCAGGCACCGCCTCGTGGAGGAGCTCGGCGCCGAACCCGGTCACGGTCTGCGGGAACTGCATCGGCGGATCCTGCTGGGCCGGCCCCCGGGAGGCGCGGCGGACCTGTCGCCCGCGCCTGCCGCCCCGGACACGGACGCCCGAACCGGCCCTGCCGGTCAGTTCCTCCTGGCGGACTGA
- a CDS encoding IclR family transcriptional regulator: MYGSNTATTARWDGSLPAPSTAGAPRRGVLTGAFALLSALQRAEDAGLTALASACGLPKTTAYRLLEQLSDLGAVENRQGRYRIGPHLFRLGHGWQPCPELRPAARRPSRRLASVTGTTVGLAVLYQGQTMTLDWTTALDVTPPPVNDRSVWPWYTAAGKVLVALSGPELPLGPLPGTWPGEAAAIRERGTAFDREEVLEGVCCTAVPVPARSGPPVAALCVLTDPEHRLDRLAEAARRTAAAIGAALGHRR, translated from the coding sequence GTGTACGGATCCAACACGGCGACGACGGCCCGATGGGACGGCTCACTGCCGGCGCCCTCGACAGCCGGAGCGCCGCGGCGTGGCGTACTGACGGGCGCCTTCGCACTGCTGTCCGCCCTGCAGCGGGCCGAGGACGCGGGTCTCACCGCCCTGGCGTCCGCCTGCGGCCTGCCCAAGACGACTGCGTACCGGCTCCTGGAGCAGTTGAGCGACCTCGGCGCCGTCGAGAACCGGCAGGGCCGGTACCGCATCGGTCCGCATCTGTTCCGTCTCGGCCACGGCTGGCAGCCGTGCCCCGAGCTGCGGCCCGCCGCACGGCGGCCGTCGCGACGGCTGGCGTCCGTCACCGGGACGACGGTGGGACTCGCCGTCCTGTACCAGGGGCAGACGATGACCCTGGACTGGACGACAGCGCTGGACGTGACGCCCCCGCCGGTGAACGACCGGTCGGTCTGGCCGTGGTACACGGCGGCCGGGAAGGTCCTGGTCGCCCTGTCCGGTCCCGAACTGCCCCTCGGTCCGTTGCCGGGCACCTGGCCGGGCGAGGCCGCCGCCATCCGGGAGCGCGGTACCGCCTTCGACCGGGAAGAGGTGCTGGAAGGCGTGTGCTGCACCGCCGTACCGGTGCCGGCCCGCAGCGGTCCCCCGGTGGCGGCGCTGTGCGTGCTGACCGATCCGGAACACCGTCTGGACCGCCTCGCCGAAGCCGCCCGGCGGACCGCGGCCGCCATCGGCGCGGCGCTCGGCCACCGGAGGTAG